From the Polaribacter gangjinensis genome, the window AAAATTATTAGATATCACAAAACAAAGTTTATATGTTGGAATTAAAGAATTCAAAGCTGGAAATAGAGTTGGAGATGTTGGCTTTGCCATCCAAAATTTTACTGAAAAACATGGTTTTGGAGTTGTAAGAGAATTGGTTGGTCATGGTTTAGGACGTAAAATGCACGAAGATCCAGAAATGCCAAATTACGGTAGAAAAGGTGTTGGAAAAAAATTCTTAGAAGGAATGACAGTTGCTATTGAACCCATGACAAATATGGGAACTCACAGAATTAAGCAACACAAAGATGGATGGACAATTACAACTTTAGATGGAAAACCTTCTGCGCATTTTGAGCACAATGTGGCAATTGTAAACGGAAAACCAGAATTACTTTCTACCTTTCAATACATTTATGATGCATTAGGAATCGTTTCTGATGAAGAAAAAGAATTCAGACAAAAATTGTAAAAATTACAAAAATGAACATTCAAGATATCGAACAAAAAGAAATTGTAAAAGGCTATAAAGGAAGATTTGTACACATGGAAACCTTTACACTTGCTTTTTGGGAAGTTGAAGCTGGTGCTGAAATTCCAATTCATTCCCATGTTCACGAACAAACCACTCAAGTCATAGAGGGCGAATTCGAAATGACTGTTGATGGTGTTACAAAAATTTATACTCCTGGAATGTTAGTAACAATTCCTTCGTTTGCAAAACATGGAGGAAAAGCAATTACAGCTTGTAAACTTACAGATGTTTTTTGTCCTGTTAGAGAAGATTATAAATAATTTTTAGACACTAATTTCTCTAATTTCACAAAAAATGAATTCACTAATTTACAAACAAGAAAGTTATAATATTATTGGAGTCTGTATGGAAGTTCATAAGGAATTAGGAAAAGGTTTTTCAGAGAATGTTTATGGGGATGCTTTAGAAATTGAATTAATTAATGCTGGTGTAAATTATAAAAGAGAAGTAAAATTTAACATCTCCTATAAAGAAAACTTACTACCACATTTTTATGTGGCAGATTTTATAATTGAAAATAAGATAGTTTTGGAAATTAAGGCAATAGAAATTCTCAACAATAGCCATGTAAAACAAACACTCAATTATTTGGCAGCATCAAAAAATTAAAATTAGGAATATTAGTGAATTTTGGAGAAGATAGTTTAACCTACAAAAGAGTTATTTTGTGAAATTTGTGTAATTCGTGTCTATATTCAAAGTAATATTAAATACAATCCCAAGACCTTGGCTCATCAAAATGAGTTATTGGATTCGTCCAATCATCACACTTTATTTAAAAGGAAATAATTTTACAGATCCAATTGATGGAAAAAGTTTCCGAAAAATGTTGCCTTATGGTTATGGAAAACAACGCGAAAATGCACTTTCACCATCAACCTTATCATTAGAAAGACACAGATTGATGTGGTTGTTTTTAAAAAATGAAACTGATTTTTTTACATCAACAAAAAAGCTTAAAACACTCCACATTGCACCTGAACAATGTTTTTTATCCCTATTTAAAAAACAGCAAAATTTAGAGTATATCACGAGTGATATAGAATCGCCCATTGCTGATGTAAAAGCAGATATTTGCAATCTTCCTTTTGAAGACAATTCGTTTGATGTTATTTTTTGCAACCATGTTTTAGAACACATTCATGATGATACAAAAGCGATGCAAGAATTATTTCGTGTATTAAAAAAAGGCGGATTTGGAATTTTTCAAGTACCACAAGATTTAAGTAGAAAAACTACTTTTGAAGATAATTCTATCACTGAAAAAAAAGAAAGAGCCAAGATTTTTGGGCAATATGATCATGTTCGGGTTTATGGAAAAGATTATTTTAACAGATTAAGAAACGTAGGTTTTAAAGTAGATGAAATTGATTATACTAAAAA encodes:
- the map gene encoding type I methionyl aminopeptidase; amino-acid sequence: MIVIKTKEEIEIMRESALVVSRTLGMLAKEVKPGVSTLYLDKLAEDFIREQGAIPGFLGLYDFPNTLCMSPNSQVVHGIPNKEPLQEGDIISIDCGAIKNGFYGDHAYTFAVGEIDEATQKLLDITKQSLYVGIKEFKAGNRVGDVGFAIQNFTEKHGFGVVRELVGHGLGRKMHEDPEMPNYGRKGVGKKFLEGMTVAIEPMTNMGTHRIKQHKDGWTITTLDGKPSAHFEHNVAIVNGKPELLSTFQYIYDALGIVSDEEKEFRQKL
- a CDS encoding cupin domain-containing protein, coding for MNIQDIEQKEIVKGYKGRFVHMETFTLAFWEVEAGAEIPIHSHVHEQTTQVIEGEFEMTVDGVTKIYTPGMLVTIPSFAKHGGKAITACKLTDVFCPVREDYK
- a CDS encoding GxxExxY protein: MNSLIYKQESYNIIGVCMEVHKELGKGFSENVYGDALEIELINAGVNYKREVKFNISYKENLLPHFYVADFIIENKIVLEIKAIEILNNSHVKQTLNYLAASKN
- a CDS encoding class I SAM-dependent methyltransferase — its product is MSIFKVILNTIPRPWLIKMSYWIRPIITLYLKGNNFTDPIDGKSFRKMLPYGYGKQRENALSPSTLSLERHRLMWLFLKNETDFFTSTKKLKTLHIAPEQCFLSLFKKQQNLEYITSDIESPIADVKADICNLPFEDNSFDVIFCNHVLEHIHDDTKAMQELFRVLKKGGFGIFQVPQDLSRKTTFEDNSITEKKERAKIFGQYDHVRVYGKDYFNRLRNVGFKVDEIDYTKKIAPEKLERFCLMKGEILPVCYKN